In Leifsonia sp. ZF2019, a genomic segment contains:
- a CDS encoding AAA family ATPase codes for MWRLDRKNEEDLDGSRLADDDALHPVANSTAPHQLSLGDPGLVAGNIADPVRKRWQDEIASIGGVSPLLHFEDSPRARIELSTTHPGGLPQFITGKSTLLSSLIRDELALRTARAAANAITTKGIELRTVRGIESVHLAIGLAQWRHGGDELTAPILLRPLAIRRYGRDFELKLKGQPFLNPELSRALAEQFQITLDANAFVALALTNGVFKPQPVIDRLRGLTSHLPWFNVQPRLVVSSFADVAPALRAEAEDLDTTLLNALAGNPSARTTIESAFNPVEHIPQDERPPATDTLLLDADEEQEAVVEQIAAGNSLVVKTLPGTGGTQTVVNAIGALVSQHKRVLVVSPRRSSLDDIAQRLTRVGLPGLAVTPRTLRRDLIQSIGRNEKATQPRVTDVDEALVRLRKVLLDYRSALGRRDPVLKVSVLDALRELSRLSLLPSPPSTTARLGRTSIEALAVDRDASADALIRAARLGEFRYGPDDSPWYGASFTTTEEGKAAHDLAKKLNRAELPRLIDRARALIGQTRMRPFESIAELGVYLRLLLDIRETLDRFTPAVFDRSLAELIAATASRRESATMTGANRRRLRKLALEYVRPGVHVTDLNESLRRIQQQRILWNRFAVAGVVPEVPVGIADVQVAYQRVAEDLARLDIPLRRTGTPQSLAALPIEVLTRQIAGLAAESEVLANLQERTALLGQLRDLDLDPLIQDLSVRHVPESQVSAELELAWWQSVLESLLAADRALLNANTGVLDRLEADFRLVDEAHASATGKQLAWLMAETWKIGIVDWPDEAAALKRLLKAGHPTASALEAAAPHLSRPLAPVWLISPYEVPELGPDLAFDAVVLVDAGASTLAENIPVLRRAKQLVAFGDPVTQTPSRFDIGVHEYGTSFEGVPDDVDAMHADSALARLAELLPVYTLKRSYRAGGEDLAELVNRRFYGGMIDSLPWAGTYLGHGSLALHYVSGGQGMPDSDTGAVESTDAEVAKVVELVLQHAIERPRESLMVISASDRHAVRVNQAVLAAFAKRTDLADFILGDRAEPFSVVTLDQSVGQSRDRVIFSIGYGRTPHGRLLSNFGALAEPGGDRLLAIGMTRARRGMDIVSCFSPDDIDETRMRHGIAALAQVLGEADQLQAAAPEHLSPDADPMIIDLAKRLARRGLDVHLGYRGKLTLIASHEGRAVVVETDEDVHSGSLRESLRLRPDVLRRLGWHYLRVHSFELFADPDAVASRIARLIGAAEPGTETAPITLPA; via the coding sequence GTGTGGCGACTGGATAGGAAGAACGAGGAGGACCTGGACGGGTCCCGCCTCGCGGACGACGACGCCCTGCACCCGGTCGCGAACTCGACCGCGCCGCACCAGCTGAGCCTGGGGGATCCGGGCCTGGTGGCCGGCAACATCGCCGACCCGGTGCGGAAGCGCTGGCAGGACGAGATCGCGTCCATCGGCGGTGTCTCCCCGCTCCTGCACTTCGAGGACAGCCCGCGGGCGCGCATCGAGCTGAGCACGACGCACCCGGGCGGACTCCCGCAGTTCATCACCGGCAAGAGCACCCTGCTCTCCAGTTTGATCCGCGACGAGCTCGCGCTGCGCACCGCGCGCGCCGCGGCGAACGCGATCACCACCAAGGGCATCGAGCTGCGCACCGTGCGCGGAATCGAGTCGGTGCATCTGGCGATCGGCCTGGCGCAGTGGCGGCACGGCGGCGATGAGCTGACCGCGCCCATCCTGCTGCGTCCGCTGGCGATCCGCCGCTACGGCCGTGACTTCGAGCTGAAGCTGAAGGGGCAGCCCTTCCTCAACCCGGAGTTGTCGCGCGCCCTCGCCGAGCAGTTCCAGATCACCCTCGACGCGAACGCGTTCGTCGCCCTCGCGCTCACCAACGGCGTCTTCAAACCGCAACCCGTGATCGACCGGCTGCGCGGCCTCACCTCGCATCTGCCCTGGTTCAACGTGCAGCCCCGCCTCGTGGTGTCGTCCTTCGCCGACGTCGCCCCCGCCCTGCGAGCGGAGGCCGAGGATCTCGACACGACCCTCCTCAATGCGCTCGCGGGCAACCCGTCCGCGCGGACGACGATCGAGAGCGCCTTCAACCCGGTGGAGCACATCCCCCAGGACGAGCGGCCGCCGGCCACCGACACGCTCCTGCTCGACGCCGACGAGGAGCAGGAGGCCGTGGTCGAGCAGATCGCGGCAGGCAACTCCCTCGTCGTCAAGACCCTCCCCGGAACGGGAGGGACCCAGACGGTCGTCAACGCGATCGGCGCCCTCGTCTCCCAGCACAAGCGCGTGCTGGTGGTCAGCCCGCGCCGGTCGAGCCTCGACGACATCGCGCAGCGCCTCACCCGCGTCGGCCTCCCGGGCCTCGCCGTGACGCCGCGCACGCTGCGCCGCGACCTCATCCAGTCCATCGGCCGCAACGAGAAGGCGACGCAGCCGCGTGTCACCGACGTGGACGAGGCACTCGTGCGCCTCCGCAAGGTGCTGCTCGACTACCGCTCGGCGCTCGGCCGCCGCGACCCCGTCCTCAAGGTCTCGGTGCTCGATGCCCTGCGCGAGCTCTCCCGTCTCTCCCTACTCCCGTCGCCGCCCTCGACCACCGCCCGGCTCGGCCGCACGTCCATCGAAGCGCTCGCGGTCGACCGCGACGCGTCGGCGGACGCCCTGATCCGTGCCGCGCGCCTCGGGGAGTTCCGCTATGGTCCCGACGACTCGCCCTGGTACGGCGCGTCGTTCACGACCACGGAGGAGGGCAAGGCCGCCCACGACCTCGCCAAGAAGCTCAACCGCGCCGAGTTGCCGCGCCTGATCGACCGCGCCCGCGCGCTGATCGGCCAGACGCGGATGCGTCCGTTCGAGTCGATCGCCGAGCTCGGCGTGTACCTGCGGCTGCTGCTCGACATCCGCGAGACCCTCGACCGCTTCACGCCGGCCGTGTTCGACCGCTCGCTCGCCGAGCTCATCGCCGCGACCGCGTCGCGCCGGGAGTCGGCCACGATGACGGGCGCCAACCGCCGTCGGCTGCGCAAGCTGGCGCTCGAGTACGTGCGACCCGGCGTGCATGTCACCGACCTCAACGAGAGCCTCCGCCGCATCCAGCAGCAGCGCATCCTGTGGAACCGCTTCGCCGTCGCCGGCGTCGTCCCCGAGGTCCCGGTGGGCATCGCCGACGTGCAGGTCGCTTACCAGCGCGTCGCGGAAGACCTCGCCCGCCTGGACATCCCGCTGCGCCGCACCGGCACGCCGCAGTCGCTGGCCGCCCTGCCGATCGAGGTGCTCACGCGCCAGATCGCCGGGCTCGCGGCCGAGTCGGAGGTGCTCGCCAACCTCCAGGAGCGCACCGCCCTCCTGGGACAGCTGCGCGACCTGGACCTCGACCCGCTCATCCAGGACCTGTCGGTGCGCCACGTGCCCGAGTCGCAGGTCAGCGCCGAGCTGGAGCTCGCCTGGTGGCAGTCGGTGCTGGAGTCGCTGCTCGCCGCCGACCGTGCCCTCCTGAACGCCAACACCGGTGTGCTCGACCGCCTGGAGGCCGACTTCCGTCTCGTCGACGAGGCGCACGCCTCCGCCACGGGCAAGCAGCTCGCCTGGCTGATGGCCGAGACCTGGAAGATCGGCATCGTCGACTGGCCGGACGAGGCCGCGGCGCTCAAGCGGCTGCTGAAGGCCGGACACCCCACCGCGTCCGCCCTCGAGGCCGCCGCGCCGCATCTGTCGCGGCCGCTGGCGCCGGTGTGGCTGATCTCGCCGTACGAGGTGCCCGAGCTCGGACCCGACCTCGCCTTCGACGCCGTGGTGCTGGTGGACGCCGGCGCCTCCACACTCGCCGAGAACATCCCGGTGCTGCGCCGCGCCAAGCAGCTGGTCGCGTTCGGCGACCCCGTCACGCAGACGCCGTCGCGCTTCGACATCGGGGTGCACGAGTACGGCACGTCCTTCGAGGGCGTCCCCGACGACGTCGACGCGATGCACGCCGACTCCGCCCTGGCCCGTCTCGCCGAGCTTCTGCCGGTCTACACGCTCAAGCGCAGCTACCGCGCCGGAGGCGAAGACCTCGCGGAGCTCGTCAACCGCCGTTTCTACGGCGGCATGATCGACTCGCTGCCCTGGGCGGGCACCTACCTCGGCCACGGCAGCCTCGCGCTGCACTACGTCTCCGGCGGTCAGGGCATGCCCGACAGCGACACGGGAGCGGTGGAGAGCACGGACGCGGAAGTCGCGAAGGTCGTCGAGCTGGTGCTCCAGCACGCGATCGAGCGCCCGCGCGAGTCGCTGATGGTCATCTCGGCGAGCGATCGGCACGCCGTCCGGGTCAACCAGGCGGTGCTGGCGGCCTTCGCCAAGCGCACCGACCTCGCCGACTTCATCCTGGGCGACCGCGCCGAGCCGTTCTCGGTCGTCACGCTCGACCAGTCCGTCGGGCAGAGCCGCGACCGCGTGATCTTCTCCATCGGCTACGGACGCACCCCGCACGGGCGCCTGCTCTCGAACTTCGGCGCCCTCGCCGAGCCGGGCGGCGACCGCCTTCTCGCCATCGGCATGACGCGCGCCCGCCGCGGGATGGACATCGTGTCCTGCTTCTCGCCCGACGACATCGACGAGACCCGCATGCGTCACGGCATCGCCGCGCTCGCTCAGGTGCTGGGGGAGGCCGACCAGCTCCAGGCCGCGGCGCCCGAGCACCTCAGCCCCGACGCGGACCCGATGATCATCGATCTCGCCAAGCGCCTCGCCCGGCGCGGCCTCGACGTGCACCTGGGCTATCGCGGCAAGCTCACCCTCATCGCTTCGCACGAGGGCCGGGCCGTCGTCGTCGAGACCGACGAGGACGTCCACTCCGGCAGCCTGCGCGAGTCGCTCCGGCTGCGCCCCGATGTGCTCCGCCGCCTCGGCTGGCACTACCTCCGCGTGCACAGCTTCGAGCTCTTCGCGGACCCGGACGCCGTCGCATCCCGCATCGCCCGCCTCATCGGCGCGGCCGAGCCGGGGACCGAGACGGCCCCGATCACGCTCCCGGCCTAG
- a CDS encoding FmdB family zinc ribbon protein, giving the protein MPTYSYACRDCGHAFDIQQAFTDDALTVCPNCGGNLRKVFGAVGVTFNGSGFYRTDSRGTKSSGVSGGSSTGAGSSTGAGSSSGGGSSSGGGSSSSSGSSS; this is encoded by the coding sequence ATGCCCACCTACTCCTACGCCTGCCGTGACTGCGGCCACGCCTTCGACATCCAGCAGGCCTTCACCGACGACGCCCTGACGGTCTGCCCGAACTGCGGCGGGAACCTGCGCAAGGTGTTCGGCGCCGTCGGCGTCACGTTCAACGGCTCCGGCTTCTACCGGACCGACTCGCGTGGTACGAAGAGTTCGGGAGTGTCGGGAGGGTCGTCGACCGGTGCCGGCTCGTCGACCGGTGCCGGCTCGTCGTCCGGCGGCGGCTCGTCGTCCGGCGGCGGCTCGTCGTCCTCCAGCGGCTCCTCCTCCTAG
- a CDS encoding GyrI-like domain-containing protein: MKTDFVKTLDRYRAQAGTFRIIEVPPQRYLMIDGHGDPNTSAAYADAVATLYPVAYALKFASKDGLDRDYVVPPLEALWWAESMAAFTSSRDTSAWDWTAMILVPDWITDDLVDAARAKAARKAPALDLLRVEELDEGTCVQTLHLGPYDDEAATLERMHDTFIPESGLRMTGKHHEVYLSDARRVAPEKLRTLLRQPVLRG; the protein is encoded by the coding sequence ATGAAGACCGACTTCGTGAAGACGCTCGACCGGTATCGGGCGCAGGCGGGCACGTTCCGCATCATCGAGGTCCCGCCGCAGCGTTACCTCATGATCGACGGTCACGGCGACCCGAACACGTCCGCGGCGTACGCGGATGCCGTGGCGACGCTCTACCCGGTGGCGTACGCGCTGAAGTTCGCGAGCAAGGACGGCCTCGACCGCGACTACGTCGTCCCGCCGCTCGAAGCGCTCTGGTGGGCCGAGTCGATGGCCGCGTTCACGTCCTCCCGCGACACATCCGCCTGGGACTGGACGGCGATGATCCTGGTGCCGGACTGGATCACGGACGACCTCGTCGACGCCGCCCGCGCCAAAGCCGCCAGGAAGGCTCCCGCGCTCGACCTCCTGCGGGTGGAGGAGTTGGACGAGGGGACCTGCGTGCAGACCCTCCACCTCGGCCCCTACGACGACGAGGCGGCGACCCTCGAACGGATGCACGACACGTTCATCCCGGAGTCCGGCCTCCGGATGACCGGGAAGCACCACGAGGTCTACCTCAGCGACGCCCGACGCGTCGCACCCGAGAAGCTGCGGACGCTGCTGCGGCAGCCCGTGCTGCGGGGCTGA
- the arfA gene encoding arabinosylfuranosidase ArfA, with the protein MVSHAQVTLDRSAVVAPVPRRLFGSFVEHLGRCVYDGLYEPSHPDADADGFRRDVIALVKELGVTTVRYPGGNFVSGYRWEDGIGPRETRPVRRDLAWHSLESNQVGIDEFARWCAATGSELMMAVNLGTRGIAEALDLLEYANQPAGTALSDLRAANGAVEPYDIRMWCLGNEMDGPWQLGHLTAEEYGALAARTASAMKMADKDLELVVCGSSGSAMPTFGEWERVVLERAYDHVDYISCHAYYQERGGDLGSFLASSIDMQFFIDTVTTTADQVKRRRRSSKTIDVSFDEWNIWYLDEHQSLTDVSDTWEFAPHLLEDVYSVADAVVLGNLLITLLGNTDRVTSASLAQLVNVIAPVRTEPGGIAWRQTTFFPFATTSRLARGVVLRPTITCATYETAVYGDAAVVDAVATLDEESGSAAVFLVNRSLTEPIVATIDARSLGVSAIRETAMLHDADPNATNSPADPARVALRPNPSASVEDGLLTVTLPPVSWTAVALTLGD; encoded by the coding sequence TTGGTCTCTCACGCCCAGGTCACACTGGACCGCAGCGCGGTCGTCGCCCCCGTCCCCCGCCGCCTGTTCGGCTCGTTCGTCGAGCATCTGGGACGCTGCGTCTACGACGGGCTCTACGAACCGAGCCACCCCGATGCGGATGCGGACGGCTTCCGCCGCGACGTGATCGCGCTCGTGAAGGAGCTTGGCGTGACGACCGTCCGCTACCCCGGAGGCAACTTCGTCTCGGGCTACCGGTGGGAGGACGGTATCGGCCCCCGCGAGACGCGCCCTGTCCGGCGCGATCTCGCGTGGCATTCCCTCGAGTCGAACCAGGTCGGGATCGACGAGTTCGCGCGCTGGTGCGCCGCGACGGGTTCGGAGCTGATGATGGCCGTCAACCTCGGCACCCGCGGGATCGCCGAGGCCCTCGACCTCCTGGAGTACGCGAACCAGCCCGCGGGCACGGCGCTCAGCGACCTCCGCGCCGCCAACGGCGCCGTCGAGCCGTACGACATCCGCATGTGGTGTCTCGGCAACGAGATGGACGGCCCGTGGCAGCTCGGCCATCTGACGGCCGAGGAGTACGGCGCCCTCGCCGCGCGCACGGCATCCGCGATGAAGATGGCCGACAAAGACCTCGAACTCGTCGTCTGCGGCTCGTCCGGCTCGGCCATGCCCACGTTCGGGGAGTGGGAGCGGGTGGTGCTGGAGCGGGCGTACGACCACGTGGACTACATCAGCTGCCACGCCTACTACCAGGAGCGCGGCGGTGATCTCGGGTCCTTCCTCGCCTCGTCGATCGACATGCAGTTCTTCATCGACACGGTCACGACGACGGCCGATCAGGTCAAGCGGCGGCGGCGGAGCTCGAAGACCATCGACGTCTCGTTCGACGAGTGGAACATCTGGTATCTCGACGAGCACCAGTCGCTCACCGACGTGTCGGACACCTGGGAGTTCGCGCCGCACCTCCTGGAGGACGTCTACTCCGTGGCGGATGCCGTCGTGCTCGGCAACCTGCTCATCACCCTCCTCGGCAACACCGACCGGGTGACGTCGGCCAGTCTCGCGCAGCTGGTCAACGTCATCGCCCCCGTCCGGACCGAACCGGGCGGTATCGCCTGGCGGCAGACCACGTTCTTCCCGTTCGCGACGACGAGCCGGCTCGCTCGCGGGGTCGTTCTGCGCCCGACGATCACCTGCGCCACCTACGAGACCGCGGTCTACGGCGACGCGGCGGTGGTGGACGCGGTGGCCACGCTGGACGAGGAGTCCGGGAGCGCCGCGGTCTTCCTCGTCAACCGCAGCCTGACCGAGCCGATCGTCGCCACGATCGACGCCCGGAGCCTCGGGGTGAGCGCGATACGGGAGACCGCGATGCTCCACGACGCGGATCCGAACGCCACGAACTCCCCCGCCGATCCGGCGCGTGTCGCCCTCCGGCCCAACCCGTCCGCGTCGGTCGAGGACGGGCTGCTCACCGTGACGCTCCCGCCCGTGTCGTGGACGGCCGTCGCGCTGACGCTCGGCGACTGA
- a CDS encoding GNAT family N-acetyltransferase, translating to MPVAIVVPTLGEGPVGLRPIRLRDARALERSLLDNRGWLRQWEATSPYSPGSFDTRASIRSLLANARAGHGLPFIVEYEGALAGQLNVSSIAYGSLSSATIGYWVAEEFAGRDVTPTAVALATDYCFYQLGLHRMEICIRPENKPSLRVVQKLGFRYEGLRRRYIHINGDWRDHFCFGLVSEELTQGVLRRWRDGAVPPDAATVTAEDLAAAALPLPIARIR from the coding sequence ATGCCCGTGGCGATCGTCGTCCCCACGCTCGGTGAGGGGCCGGTGGGGTTGCGCCCCATCCGCCTGCGCGACGCGCGCGCGCTCGAGCGGTCCCTGCTCGACAACCGCGGCTGGCTGCGGCAGTGGGAGGCGACCAGCCCCTACTCGCCGGGGTCGTTCGACACCCGGGCGAGCATCCGTTCCCTGCTCGCCAACGCGCGCGCCGGGCACGGGCTGCCCTTCATCGTCGAGTACGAGGGCGCGCTCGCCGGACAGCTCAACGTGTCGTCGATCGCGTACGGCTCCCTGTCGAGCGCGACGATCGGCTACTGGGTGGCGGAGGAGTTCGCCGGCCGCGACGTGACGCCGACGGCCGTCGCCCTCGCCACCGACTACTGCTTCTACCAGTTGGGCCTGCACCGGATGGAGATCTGCATCCGCCCGGAGAACAAGCCGAGCCTGCGCGTGGTGCAGAAGCTCGGCTTCCGCTACGAGGGCCTCCGTCGTCGGTACATCCACATCAACGGCGATTGGCGGGACCACTTCTGCTTCGGGCTCGTCTCGGAGGAGCTGACGCAGGGCGTGCTGCGGCGCTGGCGCGACGGCGCGGTGCCTCCGGATGCGGCGACCGTCACCGCCGAGGACCTCGCGGCCGCGGCACTCCCGCTGCCGATCGCCCGGATTCGCTGA
- the mscL gene encoding large conductance mechanosensitive channel protein MscL, whose amino-acid sequence MIKGFKEFILRGNVIDLAVAVVIGAAFTAVVNSIVGNIFNPLISAIFKADTLDNALDVPVGDATIKFGAVVGAIISFVIVAAVVYFVFVYPLNLVKERAERLRKKGVVEPDAPITELDLLTEIRDLLQTQQAPPQATGKHSDPQA is encoded by the coding sequence ATGATCAAAGGCTTCAAAGAGTTCATCCTCCGCGGGAACGTGATCGATCTGGCCGTCGCCGTGGTCATCGGCGCCGCGTTCACGGCCGTCGTCAACTCCATCGTCGGCAACATCTTCAACCCGCTGATCAGCGCCATCTTCAAGGCCGACACACTGGACAACGCGCTCGACGTCCCCGTCGGCGACGCGACGATCAAGTTCGGGGCCGTCGTCGGCGCGATCATCAGCTTCGTGATCGTCGCCGCGGTCGTCTACTTCGTCTTCGTCTACCCGCTCAACCTGGTCAAGGAGCGCGCCGAGCGCCTCCGCAAGAAGGGCGTCGTCGAGCCCGACGCGCCCATCACCGAGCTCGACCTGCTCACCGAGATCCGCGACCTCCTGCAGACGCAGCAGGCGCCGCCGCAGGCCACCGGCAAGCACTCCGACCCGCAGGCCTGA
- a CDS encoding type II toxin-antitoxin system PemK/MazF family toxin, translated as MRRGEVYDVQLDPVVEGEAARLRPCIVVSNEGVNASVTRRGRGVLAFVPLTSNVANVHEFQVAVDDPEDLALMGLDRASKIQAEQVRAIGHPRIGRYRGVTPAWIMHQVDDALRFHLSL; from the coding sequence GTGAGACGGGGAGAGGTCTACGACGTCCAGCTCGATCCCGTCGTCGAGGGGGAGGCGGCGCGGTTGCGTCCGTGCATCGTGGTGAGCAACGAAGGGGTCAACGCCTCCGTCACCCGACGCGGTCGCGGCGTTCTCGCGTTCGTTCCGCTGACCTCGAATGTCGCGAACGTCCACGAGTTCCAGGTGGCCGTGGACGACCCCGAGGACCTCGCCCTGATGGGGCTCGACCGGGCGTCGAAGATCCAGGCTGAGCAGGTGCGCGCGATCGGTCACCCGCGTATCGGCCGCTATCGCGGAGTCACGCCCGCATGGATCATGCACCAGGTCGACGATGCCCTCCGTTTCCATCTCTCGCTGTGA
- a CDS encoding antitoxin, with protein MTKLSVSLSEEDVAYLDVVAADFAGNRSAAIHRLIRLKRELDAEGAYAQAFDEWEASGEQELWDQTAGDGLEE; from the coding sequence ATGACCAAGTTGAGTGTGAGCCTCTCGGAGGAGGACGTCGCCTACCTCGACGTCGTCGCCGCTGATTTCGCCGGCAATCGCTCGGCGGCGATCCATCGACTGATCCGCCTCAAGCGCGAACTCGACGCCGAGGGCGCCTACGCACAGGCGTTCGACGAGTGGGAGGCGTCCGGGGAGCAGGAGCTCTGGGACCAGACGGCGGGGGACGGTCTCGAGGAGTGA
- the galU gene encoding UTP--glucose-1-phosphate uridylyltransferase GalU, whose amino-acid sequence MANHVTKAVIPAAGLGTRFLPATKAMPKEMLPVVDKPAIQYVVEEAVDAGLHDVLMITGRNKNALENHFDRNAELEDTLKAKGDTDRLEKVNYSTALADMHYVRQGDPKGLGHAVLRAKMHVGREPFAVLLGDDIIDSRDPLLKRMLEVQHEHNTTVVALMEVDPDSIHLYGAAAVEETDEDDVVRITGLVEKPNKEDAPSNYAIIGRYILRPEVFDVLERTEPGRGNEIQLTDALQSMAHAPDWTGGVYGVVFRGRRYDTGDRLDYIKAIVQLAADREDLGPELRPWLRDFAKGLDDAPEEAVEEMPAEPVGEPTA is encoded by the coding sequence ATGGCTAACCACGTCACCAAAGCAGTCATCCCCGCGGCCGGTCTCGGCACCCGATTCCTGCCCGCCACCAAGGCGATGCCGAAGGAGATGCTCCCGGTCGTCGACAAGCCGGCCATCCAGTACGTGGTCGAGGAGGCGGTCGACGCCGGCCTCCACGACGTCCTGATGATCACGGGCCGCAACAAGAACGCGCTCGAGAACCACTTCGACCGCAACGCCGAGCTGGAGGACACGCTCAAGGCGAAGGGCGACACGGACCGTCTCGAAAAGGTCAACTACTCGACCGCCCTCGCCGACATGCACTACGTGCGCCAGGGCGACCCGAAGGGCCTCGGCCACGCCGTGCTGCGCGCCAAGATGCACGTCGGCCGCGAGCCGTTCGCCGTGCTCCTCGGCGACGACATCATCGACTCCCGCGACCCCCTCCTCAAGCGCATGCTCGAGGTGCAGCACGAGCACAACACCACGGTCGTCGCCCTGATGGAGGTCGACCCCGACAGCATCCACCTGTACGGCGCGGCCGCCGTCGAGGAGACGGACGAGGACGACGTCGTCCGCATCACCGGCCTCGTGGAGAAGCCGAACAAGGAGGACGCGCCCTCCAACTACGCCATCATCGGCCGATACATCCTCCGCCCCGAGGTCTTCGACGTGCTGGAGCGCACCGAGCCGGGCCGCGGCAACGAGATCCAGCTGACCGATGCGCTGCAGTCGATGGCCCACGCCCCCGACTGGACCGGAGGCGTCTACGGCGTCGTGTTCCGCGGGCGCCGCTACGACACCGGCGATCGTCTCGACTACATCAAGGCGATCGTGCAGCTCGCCGCCGACCGCGAGGACCTCGGCCCCGAGCTGCGCCCGTGGCTGCGCGACTTCGCGAAGGGGCTGGACGACGCCCCCGAGGAGGCCGTCGAGGAGATGCCCGCCGAGCCCGTGGGCGAGCCGACGGCCTGA
- a CDS encoding 5-formyltetrahydrofolate cyclo-ligase, translated as MDSDTAAHRKRALRAELRERRQNLTTTERAAATAGLTRHLVDLTTDLNARSVACFLSTTIEPDTRPFLNWAHAQGLRVLLPISRADGLLDWTTGDGETETEGLFGMPEAVGELLGPIAINDVDLIIVPAAAVDASGMRLGWGRGYFDKTLGSMEKCPPVYAVLFDGELVDEVPRERHDQPVDGVVTPTRIVQFT; from the coding sequence ATGGACTCTGACACTGCCGCCCATCGCAAACGCGCCCTGCGCGCGGAACTGCGGGAGCGACGACAGAACCTCACGACCACCGAGCGGGCCGCAGCGACGGCCGGTCTCACCCGGCACCTCGTCGACCTGACCACCGACCTGAACGCGCGTTCGGTCGCCTGCTTCCTCTCCACCACGATCGAGCCGGACACCCGCCCATTCCTCAACTGGGCGCACGCGCAGGGGCTGCGGGTGCTGCTGCCGATCTCCCGCGCGGACGGGCTCCTCGACTGGACCACGGGCGACGGCGAGACCGAGACGGAGGGCCTGTTCGGGATGCCAGAAGCCGTCGGAGAGCTGCTCGGCCCGATCGCCATCAACGACGTCGACCTCATCATCGTGCCGGCCGCCGCGGTCGACGCCTCGGGTATGCGCCTGGGCTGGGGACGCGGCTATTTCGACAAGACGCTCGGCAGCATGGAAAAATGTCCCCCGGTGTACGCCGTCCTGTTCGACGGCGAGCTGGTGGACGAGGTGCCGCGCGAGCGGCACGACCAGCCGGTCGACGGAGTCGTCACCCCGACCCGCATCGTCCAGTTCACCTGA